CACACCCAGTGATTCGGCGCCGATAAAGATGATTTCCATCGTGGCAGTTTCAGATTAGCCGGAACAGGGAAAAATTTCAATCGTTGACTTCAGGACGGTCGGGCATATCTTATGGTGATGAGTCAAGTTCCAGATTACTGTTATATCCGTTCGGCAGAAGTTCCGGAAGGTGCTATTATGCCTAAACGGCAGGCACGGATTTCGCCTGATGACCGAGGTTTCTATTTTGCCGACGGTGTATATGAGGTGATGCGCACCTACCAGGGCAGGATTTTCCGGCTCCGGGAACATCTGAACCGGTTCCGGAATAGTCTGCGGGCGGTGCAGATTGACCTGCCGGATGTTGATCGTCTGGGCGAGATCTGTGTCGAGCTGATGGAGCGTAACGGGTTCTCTGGTCGGGATGTGTTTTTCTACATTCAGGCGACACGCGGGGTGTGGCAGCGCAACCTGCTTTTCCCACCTAGGGAGGTGCTGCCGACGCTGTATATATCGGTGACCGAAATTGTGCCGCCGGTCCGGGAGCGGGAGCAGGGTATTAGGGTGATTACCGTGGAGGATATCCGGTGGCAGCGGTGCGACATCAAGGCGATCGGTCTTCTGGCGAGTGTGCTGGCGCGTAATCAGGCGCAGGCGGCTGGTGCCGAGGAGGCGATTTTTGTCCGTAACGGGATTCTGACCGAGGGTACCCATACCAATCTGTTTCTGGTAAAAAATGGCAGGGTGTTCACCCATCCGCTCAACCGGCACATTTTGCCTGGTGTAACCAGAACGGTGGTTCTGGAGCTGTGTGCCCGGCTCGGGATTGAAGTTGTGGAGAGCGGGGTACGAGAGGACGAGGTTTTTGCAATGGATGAGGTTTTTGTCACCAGCACCACCTGGGAGGTGGTGCCGGTCGTGATGGTTAACGGTCGGCCGGTGGGCGCGGGTGTGCCAGGAGCAATCAGCCATGCCCTTCAGACAGAGTTTAGAAATTATGTGATAAAACAGTCCGGGGCCGGAATGAAAAATTTGTAAAACTTGACAAGATAAATTCATATGTGATACAATATGATGCGGCATGGTGCCTCCTTATTGGAAAGGAGAAAGGAGATGAAGCACTTAATCAGCACTCCGGTATTTTTAATCATTTTACTATCGCCCAGCTTTGCTGGTGACTGGGCGCTGTTCAATACCCCCCCCGCCATTTGATAGAACTCTACCCGGCACTTCTCTGACCTATGGGCACAACCCGGACGAGCCGTATAGCAAGCTCTTTTTAATCATCCCATCAAATGTTTCTTCGGAATACGGTTTCTTTCAGACCTGGGCTGGATTCGGTGGTTCGCTGGAGTGGGAGCAGCTGCCAGTGCCTGCGGGTGTAACACCGGCTCGGGATGCCTCCATCTGCTACGTTTATAACCCGTTCCGTATACCGCCGGAGGAAAAGGTGCTGGCGGTATTTGGTAACCGTCGTGATATCTGGTCCTATGATGTGCAGAGCCGGTCCTGGACCAGGGAAAGGGACATCTGGGGAGCCTCACCGGCAGGTAGAGGTGTCAGTCTCAGATTTGGTGGGTTTGGCACGGTATGTGGTCAGCCGGTAACAAGGTTTTATCTCATCAAGGGTGAAGGCAGTTCTGAATTCATGGTTTATAACCGGTTGTATGGAAACGGTGATGAGATCAAGGCACCCTTTCCTTACTGGGAGTTTCTGGCACCGTTTGGCAAGGGCATGATCCTCGATACTTTTTTCTATGCCGGTGCGGATATGGCGCTTTGGCCCCCGGTGCCGTTTATGACATTAATACCCACCTACATTTATGCGATGCAGGGAATGTCCTATCGAACTGGCATTAGTGATTTTTTCTACAGGTACTACATCCCGGGCAACTACTGGGAAAGACGCGATGACATTTTACACGGCGGGGT
This is a stretch of genomic DNA from candidate division WOR-3 bacterium. It encodes these proteins:
- a CDS encoding aminotransferase class IV → MSQVPDYCYIRSAEVPEGAIMPKRQARISPDDRGFYFADGVYEVMRTYQGRIFRLREHLNRFRNSLRAVQIDLPDVDRLGEICVELMERNGFSGRDVFFYIQATRGVWQRNLLFPPREVLPTLYISVTEIVPPVREREQGIRVITVEDIRWQRCDIKAIGLLASVLARNQAQAAGAEEAIFVRNGILTEGTHTNLFLVKNGRVFTHPLNRHILPGVTRTVVLELCARLGIEVVESGVREDEVFAMDEVFVTSTTWEVVPVVMVNGRPVGAGVPGAISHALQTEFRNYVIKQSGAGMKNL
- a CDS encoding T9SS type A sorting domain-containing protein, translating into MTGRCSIPPPPFDRTLPGTSLTYGHNPDEPYSKLFLIIPSNVSSEYGFFQTWAGFGGSLEWEQLPVPAGVTPARDASICYVYNPFRIPPEEKVLAVFGNRRDIWSYDVQSRSWTRERDIWGASPAGRGVSLRFGGFGTVCGQPVTRFYLIKGEGSSEFMVYNRLYGNGDEIKAPFPYWEFLAPFGKGMILDTFFYAGADMALWPPVPFMTLIPTYIYAMQGMSYRTGISDFFYRYYIPGNYWERRDDILHGGVLEGAAIVSHDTWGNLYPHQTDEVNSIMHCAIGGGTRHFDCYDVPDRWNTDAPNPDRTFGPGSDLVFGAYWWSRNVADSLPGIWVSFGNGHNVIAFYSNFPRDYSGEQSQPGFKYEPSRVTVSPNPIENSATFRIRDRSGPVRLRIYSGAGRLVWDGEVADGVAVWNRCDFKGNNVPPGVYFYHAGLETGKLVVR